Proteins encoded in a region of the Malaciobacter mytili LMG 24559 genome:
- the ftsA gene encoding cell division protein FtsA, producing MSSKTLLAIDIGSSSITAVIAKNNLDGKINILGTGTSKSEGINKGSITNIEVASKAIKNAVNIARGSTAEVIDSSVVSISGAYTKGLRSLGSVNVPNGLITETEINQVMQMALYNATIIPEYEVVHVLPIFFKVDDSKDVENPLNMNGSRLEVSVYIVTAKRTALTNIKSALKSAGIELTNFVLDGYASAISLLDEQQNKFGSTVINIGGTTTEFVSYKGSAIIFNGFIPVGSNHITNDLSVMLHTPPNAAEMLKVKYGNLLKINENDDLAIKKVKIPRIGDEQNTSEVSLEHIQTIIHARVEEILVLIRNKLKQSGIQENIGAGIVITGGMSQLSGIKELAMKVFENTPVKISNPINIKNGYMNFDDPTMSTIVGLLFYSLNDNRTYELDSNKNLIKKAIKKEEPIVTSIVKEEKIIVKDEKVKEKTTNTLEKEDTTKLPTLSKKDKGKGMSRFWSKVSEWF from the coding sequence TTGAGCAGTAAGACTCTTTTAGCTATTGATATTGGTTCTTCAAGTATAACTGCAGTAATTGCTAAGAATAATTTAGATGGTAAGATTAATATATTAGGTACAGGAACAAGTAAAAGTGAAGGTATAAATAAAGGGTCAATTACTAATATTGAAGTGGCTTCAAAAGCTATTAAAAATGCAGTTAATATAGCAAGAGGAAGTACAGCAGAAGTAATTGATTCTTCAGTTGTATCAATCTCAGGAGCATATACAAAAGGATTAAGAAGTTTAGGTTCAGTTAATGTTCCAAATGGACTTATTACTGAAACTGAAATAAATCAAGTTATGCAAATGGCTTTATATAATGCAACTATTATTCCAGAATATGAAGTGGTTCATGTACTTCCTATTTTCTTTAAAGTAGATGATTCAAAAGATGTTGAAAACCCTTTAAATATGAATGGTTCAAGACTTGAAGTATCAGTTTATATTGTTACTGCAAAAAGAACTGCTTTAACTAATATAAAATCTGCTTTAAAATCAGCTGGGATTGAACTTACTAATTTTGTATTAGATGGATATGCAAGTGCTATTTCTTTACTTGATGAGCAACAAAATAAATTTGGTTCTACAGTTATAAATATAGGAGGAACTACTACGGAGTTTGTCTCTTATAAGGGAAGTGCCATTATTTTTAATGGTTTCATCCCTGTTGGTTCTAATCACATTACAAATGATTTATCTGTAATGTTACATACTCCTCCTAATGCTGCAGAGATGCTTAAAGTAAAATATGGAAATCTTTTAAAAATAAATGAAAATGATGATTTAGCTATAAAAAAAGTTAAAATTCCAAGAATTGGTGATGAACAAAATACTTCGGAAGTCTCTTTAGAGCATATTCAAACAATTATTCATGCAAGAGTTGAAGAGATACTTGTCCTTATTAGAAATAAGCTAAAACAAAGTGGAATACAAGAGAATATTGGTGCTGGAATTGTAATAACTGGTGGAATGAGTCAGCTATCAGGTATTAAAGAACTAGCAATGAAAGTTTTTGAAAATACTCCTGTTAAAATTTCAAATCCTATTAATATAAAAAATGGATATATGAATTTTGATGATCCAACAATGTCAACTATTGTTGGTTTGCTATTTTATTCTTTAAATGATAATAGAACTTATGAGTTAGATTCAAATAAGAATTTAATTAAAAAAGCTATTAAAAAAGAAGAACCTATTGTTACATCTATAGTAAAAGAAGAAAAGATTATTGTTAAAGATGAAAAAGTAAAAGAGAAAACAACTAATACTTTAGAAAAAGAAGATACTACAAAATTACCAACATTATCTAAAAAAGATAAAGGTAAAGGTATGTCTAGATTCTGGAGCAAAGTTTCGGAGTGGTTTTAA
- a CDS encoding peptidylprolyl isomerase, with product MLTWMQRHKKWLVSTIWISTIAFVGAGFVGWGSYDFGKSGGAVAVVGDRTITIDEYQREYSTLYEQYAQIFGKEFNQEMADKLKLKDVAYKMAIEKNLILSYGDELGLSVTNEDIAKELVKYEAFIKDGKFDKDTYIKVLNRNGTTVSEFENSLKRNILLQKVEELFQLKANENEVKALNELLFLEDNIDVKVLDINNIEVSNSLEEIKKYWSENKLNYMSENSYDIDYEVIALKKGEYSQEELKDYYEKFKSDYRNTDDTIKTFEEALDDVKLALDLQETKKIALKEYIKYKKDEKKFSKNSIIFQTDLSFGENNNDIISSKEGTLFKPFLIKNEYVIVKLNKKLPPKELSFEQAKENVTKDFINNAKSLKLKALSKKELANFKGKNIGWVNRSSVSNIEGLNQMEAAQFFNQLFSVNNKLGEINLGNKVVLYKINDSRFSAYDSKRDESVRRTLENLQNTELMTNLIKSLEDRYEIQSSLGTKE from the coding sequence ATGTTAACTTGGATGCAAAGACACAAAAAATGGCTAGTTAGTACTATTTGGATTAGTACAATAGCATTTGTTGGTGCAGGATTTGTTGGTTGGGGAAGCTATGACTTTGGTAAGTCAGGTGGAGCAGTAGCAGTTGTTGGAGACAGAACTATTACAATTGATGAATATCAAAGAGAATATTCAACTCTTTATGAACAATACGCACAAATCTTTGGAAAAGAGTTTAATCAAGAAATGGCTGATAAGTTAAAACTAAAAGATGTAGCTTATAAAATGGCTATTGAAAAAAATCTTATTTTATCTTATGGTGATGAATTAGGCTTAAGTGTAACTAATGAAGATATTGCAAAAGAATTAGTTAAATATGAAGCTTTTATTAAAGATGGAAAATTTGATAAAGATACTTATATAAAAGTTTTAAATAGAAATGGTACAACAGTAAGTGAATTTGAAAACTCTTTAAAAAGAAATATTTTATTACAAAAAGTTGAAGAATTATTTCAATTAAAAGCAAATGAAAATGAAGTAAAAGCTTTAAATGAATTACTATTTTTAGAAGATAATATTGATGTAAAAGTTTTAGATATTAATAATATTGAAGTATCAAACTCTTTAGAAGAAATTAAAAAATATTGGTCAGAAAATAAATTGAATTATATGTCAGAAAACTCTTATGATATTGATTATGAAGTTATTGCTTTAAAAAAAGGTGAATACTCACAAGAAGAATTAAAAGATTATTATGAAAAATTTAAAAGTGATTATAGAAATACTGATGATACAATCAAAACTTTTGAAGAAGCTTTAGATGATGTTAAATTAGCTTTAGATTTACAAGAAACAAAAAAAATTGCATTAAAAGAATATATTAAATATAAAAAAGATGAAAAGAAATTTTCTAAAAACTCTATTATTTTCCAAACTGACTTATCTTTTGGTGAAAATAATAATGATATAATTAGTTCAAAAGAAGGAACTTTATTTAAACCGTTTTTAATTAAAAATGAGTATGTTATTGTTAAGCTTAATAAGAAACTTCCTCCAAAAGAGTTAAGTTTTGAACAAGCAAAAGAAAATGTAACAAAAGATTTTATAAATAATGCAAAATCTTTAAAATTAAAAGCACTATCTAAGAAAGAGTTAGCTAATTTTAAAGGTAAGAATATAGGTTGGGTAAACAGAAGTTCTGTTTCTAATATAGAAGGTTTAAACCAAATGGAAGCAGCACAATTCTTTAACCAATTATTTAGTGTAAATAATAAACTTGGAGAGATTAATTTAGGAAATAAAGTGGTACTTTATAAAATTAATGATTCAAGATTTTCAGCATATGATTCAAAAAGAGATGAAAGTGTAAGAAGAACACTTGAAAATCTACAAAATACAGAGTTGATGACAAATCTAATAAAAAGTTTAGAAGATAGATATGAAATTCAATCTTCATTAGGTACAAAGGAATAA